A window of Oncorhynchus tshawytscha isolate Ot180627B linkage group LG10, Otsh_v2.0, whole genome shotgun sequence contains these coding sequences:
- the LOC112260821 gene encoding GRAM domain-containing protein 2B gives MNMEHRRFSLDSSVSLKNGGGGGSLGRRRGSRSKKSKEKSKSLEEAQLEIQELGHSLNRSNSLRSETIEEESFHPPDGAVAKNSFVKYNKTFHKFFRDIPTEEKLTHVFTCALQKEVLYHGKLFVSVNYVCFYSSVLLKDTKVEVHVSSVKEVKKQNSALSMLSIRTTDGNKYSFVSLRNRRVCYEILQSVCSQAQLGEQVENGNSSPHFSGENGVDGVDRDIDTISSNSSREDSVERSLPIEAVYSDLPSSADSWVWIVTERVKTLLLIRDMRNLNVLLSICLFLAVLLILSSGYIGLRIVALEEQLSSLGALPEFSIHLREEQETA, from the exons ATGAACATGGAGCATCGGAGGTTCTCCCTCGACAGCTCAGT GTCCCTGAAgaatggtggtggaggaggtagtCTGGGCCGTAGGAGAGGCAGCCGCAGTAAGAAGAGCAAAGAGAAGTCGAAGAGTCTAGAGGAGGCCCAGCTGGAGATCCAGGAGCTGGGACACAGCCTGAACAGGAGCAACTCTCTCAG GTCAGAGACCATAGAGGAGGAGAGCTTCCACCCGCCTGATGGCGCCGTTGCCAAAAAT aGTTTTGTGAAATACAACAAAACCTTCCACAAATTCTTCCGAGACATTCCTACAGAGGAGAAACTAACTCATG tgttcacctGTGCCCTGCAGAAGGAGGTGTTGTATCATGGGAAGCTATTTGTGTCTGTCAACTACGTATGTTTTTACTCCTCCGTACTCCTCAAGGACACCAAG GTTGAGGTCCATGTGTCCAGCGTGAAGGAAGTGAAGAAGCAGAACTCAGCCCTGTCTATGCTCTCCATCCGTACTACTGATGGAAACAAG TATTCGTTTGTGTCTTTGCGGAACCGGAGAGTGTGTTATGAAATCCTGCAGTCTGTGTGTTCACAAGCACAG CTGGGGGAGCAGGTGGAGAATGGCAACAGCAGTCCCCACTTCTCAGGAGAGAACGGCGTTGATGGCGTGGATCGGGACATAGACACA ATCTCCAGCAATTCCAGCCGGGAGGACAGTGTGGAGCGGAGCCTTCCTATAGAGGCCGTCTACTCTGACCTGCCCAGCAGCG CTGACTCGTGGGTTTGGATTGTCACTGAAAGGGTTAAAACCCTCCTCCTTATCAGAGATATGCGCAACCTCAATGTCCTCCTATCCATCTGTCTGTTTCT ggcGGTGTTGCTAATACTGTCATCGGGGTACATCGGTTTGCGGATCGTAGCTCTGGAGGAGCAGCTGAGTTCTCTAGGAGCCCTGCCAGAGTTCTCCATACACCTCAGAGA GGAACAGGAAACAGCCTGA